Within the Saccharomyces mikatae IFO 1815 strain IFO1815 genome assembly, chromosome: 11 genome, the region ACTAGATCACCCGGCTCGTACATAATGTTTGGGgaagaaatcaattcaTTAGAACATTGGTTTTGGAAACTGGCTCAGCCGAGCACACAAGTTGCTTATCCTCGAGCATTTCTCGACGAGTAAAGGCTTCAAGTATCTCCCGGATTCTGCGACTTTATTGTATCATCCTACTAGACGGCAGCTGTCAATATATTCTGGGTCAAAAATTCTTAGCAGCAAAAGTGTACAGACACTAAACTAGCAAATCAATTTTACCGTGTGAAAGCTTTACACAGTAATTGTAATCCAAATAGGTCCGAGAATAGCCTACATTTTTGACAGATAGACCCTTATTGAAAACATCAAATGAGCTCTCAAAAGGTTTTTGGTATTACTGGACCCGTATCAACTGTGGGCGCCACAGCGGCAGAAAATAAACTGAATGATAGCTTAATTCAAGAACTGAAAAAGGAAGGTTCGTTTGAGACAGAGCAAGAAACTGCCAATAGGGTACAAGTGTTGAAAGTACTACAGGAATTAGCTCAAAGATTTGTTTATGAAGTatcgaagaagaaaaatatgtcTGATGGGATGGCAAGGGATGCGGGTGGAAAGATTTTTACTTATGGTTCTTATAGATTAGGAGTCCATGGGCCTGGAAGTGATATTGATACTTTGGTGGTTGTTCCAAAACATGTAACTCGggatgatttttttactgtATTTGACGCACTACTAAGAGAAAGGAAAGAATTGGATGAAATTGCCCCTGTTCCTGATGCGTTTGTTCCAATCATCAAGATCAAGTTCAGTGGCATTTCTATTGATTTAATTTGTGCACGTCTAGATCAACCTCAAGTGCCTTCATCCTTGACTTTATCAGACAAAAATCTCCTGCGAAACTTAGATGAGAAGGACCTAAGGGCTTTGAATGGTACCAGAGTAACAGATGAAATATTAGAATTGGTTCCAAAGCCAAATGTTTTTAGGATTGCCTTAAGAGCTATTAAGCTATGGGCACAAAGAAGGGCTGTTTATGCTAACATTTTTGGCTTTCCTGGTGGTGTTGCTTGGGCCATGTTAGTTGCTAGAATTTGTCAACTATACCCCAATGCGTGTAGCGCAGTTATACTAAACagattttttatcatcCTATCGGAATGGAATTGGCCGCAACCGGTTATTCTAAAACCAATTGAAGATGGACCATTACAAGTACGTGTATGGAATCCGAAGATATATGCCCAAGATAGGTCTCATAGAATGCCTGTCATTACACCAGCTTACCCATCAATGTGTGCTACACATAACATCACAGAATCTACTAAAAAGGTCATTCTACAAGAATTTGGAAGGGGTGTTCAGATTACCAACGATATCTTTTCCAATAAAAAGTCCTGGGCTGCTTTATTCGAAAAGAATGACTTTTTCTTTCGATACAAGTTCTATTTAGAAATTACAGCGTACACAAGAGGCAGTGATGAGCAGCATTTAAAATGGAGTGGTCTTGTTGAAAGTAAGGTAAGGCTTCTAGTTATGAAACTGGAAGTGTTGGCAGGAATCAAAATTGCTCATCCTTTCACTAAGCCCTTCGAAAGTAGTTATTGTTGTCCAACAGAAGATGACTACGAAATGATTCAAGACAAGTATGGTAGCCACAAAACTGAGACAGCATTGAATTCCCTCCAATCGGTAacagatgaaaataaagaagatgaaggtATTAAAGATAAATTAAAGGCTTATTTAACCACCATGTATATAGGCCTTGATTTTaatattgaaaacaaaaaggaGAAAGTTGACATTCATATTCCATGTACGGAATTTGTAAACTTGTGTCGAAGTTTCAATGAGGACTATGGTGACCACAAAGTATTCAACCTAGCTCTTCGCTTCGTAAAGGGCTACGATTTGCCAGATgaagtttttgatgaaaatgaaaagaggCCATCGAGGAAGAGCAAAAGGAGGAATCTAGATGCCAGACATGAAACTGTGAAGAGATCTAGATCTGATGTTGCTTCATCAAGCGATAATATTAACGGCGCAACCGCCGCTGTTGACGTGAATTAAGACGTTCCTATCCATAATTGAATAGTTTATTAATATAGGTTAGCCAGTCATAAACAGATTTGAACTCTTTTTGTGTATGCCATagtattcttctttactaGGTGGTAAGACGtttatgtatgtatatattacTTTATCGGTATGTTCACATACGTACAGTGGTAATTCATCGCGAGTTGAAATGTGATGTAATAGGTCGAACACTGCCAGAAATGTCAggatgaaatattttaaaagGAGAAATACTCAAATTGGCTGGGAAAAGACCGAGGCccttctcttttcaaatttcgGCCAGATATTTAGGCTTTTTTTCTGACGAAATAGGGGACCCAGGATTGGCAActtaaacaaaaaagttttcGACGAAACGTTCATCTCGAAAACTACTTCTGTCGATTGAGTTAGAGGTGTGATTTCATGCagtttatattttattagaaagaagaaagtaaaGCTAGTACAATGGGCTCCAAAAAACTGACTGTAGGATCCGATTCGCATCGTTTGAGCAGATCCAGCTTTACAAGCAGTAAATCTTCACATTCAGCAATAAAAGATCAGCCGATCGATACagatgatattgatgaggatgatgaaTCCGGTCATAATATTATCTTAAATATTATCTCACAATTAAGGCCAGGCTGTGATTTGACTAGGATTACCTTGCCTACATTTATATTAGAAAAGAAGTCCATGCTTGAACGTGTCACAAATCAGTTGCAATTTCCTGAGTTTTTGTTGCAAGCGCATTCAGAGAAGGATCCATTGGAAAGATTTTTGTACGTCATAAAATGGTATCTAGCAGGCTGGCACATTGCACCCAAGGCAGTTAAGAAACCGTTAAACCCAGTCCTTGGTGAGTATTTTACCGCTTATTGGGATTTGCCAAACAAACAGCAAGCATACTATATAGCTGAGCAGACAAGTCACCACCCTCCAGAATGTGCGTATTTTTACATGATCCCCGAATCATCAATTAGAGTGGATGGTGTGGTTATTCCTAAATCCAGATTTTTGGGAAACTCAAGTGCCGCTATGATGGATGGATCAACAGTCTTACAATTTCTGGACATTAAGGATAAAACCGGAAAACCGGAAAAGTATGTCCTAACACAACCCAACGTATATGTAAGAGGAATTCTGTTTGGAAAAATGAGAATCGAACTTGGAGATCATATGGTAATTAAATCTCCCAATTTCCAAGTTGATATAGAGTTTAAGACAAAAGGATATGTTTTCGGTACTTACGACGCCATCGAGGGAACTGTTAAAGATTATGACGGTAACTCATATTACGAAATATCTGGTAAATGGAATGATGTTATGTATATAAAGGATTTAAAGCAGTCACGCTCTTCACCAAAAGTATTTCTCGACACACATAAAGAGTCACCACTAAGACCAAAGGTTCGGCCATTGGACGAACAAGGTGATTACGAATCCAGAAAACTGTGGAAAAAGGTTACAGATGCACTGGCTGTCCGCAATCATCCTGTCGCGACTGAGGAAAAATTCCAGATAGAAGACCATCAAAGACAGTTAGCCAAAAAGCGTATCGAAGATGGTGTGGAATTTCATCCAAAGTTATTTAGACGGTCAAAACCTGGCGAGGATCTTGATTATTGTATTTATAAGAATATCCCTACTAACGAGGATCCTGAGAACCAAATACGAAGTATATTGCAAATAGCACCTATTTTACCAGGTCAACACTTTACTaacaaattcttcatccCTGCATTCGAGAAGATAAAAGCACAAAATAAAGGGAATGAGGGTAGGAAGGAGAATTCGGGAAGATAATAGTATATCTTGGATATGAGGTCagtgtttttgtttttaattaTAAATTAGTTTCTTCTATatgtatttctttttcctgttTCAACTAACtgattgttctttttcatctcaTTTATCGAAAAACTTACTTAGGAAAAGCTTTTTATAGCCAAAGTGTAAAACATTTTCAGAAACTAGAAGGTCGTTTGAAAGCTGTTTAGGCACTATTGGTGTATTGTTCTTTAATTTGATATTACCACTGTTCTCCTCGAAATTTCGAATTTCGTGCTTCCAAGTTGATAAGAAAGAGTCCATCTTAATTCCCAAGATAAGATCAAGTTTCGTAATTTGCAAAAGGCACAGATATGGAGGCCAATCTGCAACATATGTCCTATTAATCCATTCAATCAGTTCTTGGATAAATGAACCAGCACATTGTATTTGAAAATTCAAGTCAACCTTTTTTGACTCAGTCGGTAAATTAAAAGAGATTGCCAGCCTTTGAAAATCacatatattatttttgtttttttgttcctGTTGGCATACCATATATGCTAATGTACTCCATGATGAACAATCCTTGATGTGCTGAAAGCAAAATGCCTTCGTCAGATTAAAGAGctcaattcttttattaaaaggtatattatcataaaACCATCTAGCAGTATTCCAACAGTAATAATTAGAAAAATGCTGGGCCCCAGAAGAGGAGAATACATGAAGAAGATCCGGGAAAATTGATGTCTTCACATGAAGAGTCAAGATATATAATTTTCGATATAATATCCAGAGAGATGACGACTTGTTGATGCGATTGTTTGATGAGCAAAGGAGCCGCTGAACCAGCCTTACTTCTTTGGCAAATAAACCCGGAATAATCAAAACACTACtatcttgaaaatatttcttgAGCAGCTCCTCATGCATATTATATACCGTTTTGTTCTCGGGTGTTGTGAGTAGAAGTCCAATAGTCATGtaataaatattttcattaataaTGCCGCCTAATTACATGTATAGTCAAGATTGTTAGTAACTGAAAACGATCAAATAAAGTGTACATTGTAAATTGGAACAAAAGTAGTTATCTAGGCTTCTGAAAACTTTATTGTCAAAACATACTTTGATCAGAGAGACTGCTGTTGAAGTATGTATGCGCTTCTTGGAAGAGAGATAAAAATGTTGATTTGAAGATAATTAGTTCAACAGAATGGGCATTCTTGTCCAGGTAATAAGGTAGAGTGATTGACGGCTGATTTCCAGTAATTGTTAATTTAAAATCATCATGGTCTAAATAGGCTGTTATTTCTTTAAAGAACTCTTTGCAAAGGGGAAGAGTACAGTTCATGAGTGCAACAATTTTTCGcgttgttttcttttcgcATTTCAAGGTAGCATCCATCTATCTGTAATTTATCTGCTCCTCAAGCATTTGTTCTTTCATGAATAGCAAGgctttaaaaaaaagaaccgAGCTTTATGAAATATTCGAAACAAGatcaaaagtaaaaaagaatagaacAGCCGCGTTAATTCATTAAAGAGCGTGAAGGTATATAAGAAGCAAACCTTACAACAGTGTTTTCTCTTATGCGAAAATGACAATGTCCTTGAAAGCTATGGTGTTTTTAATAATTACGCATGCTCATGAAGAATTGGCTTAGATACGTTCTGTTCTTGgttttgtttgaaattgTACTATTTTCACCACGGCACAAACAAAAGTGTGCAGCCAACAGTACCTTCTGAGAATTGTGAACGAAAAAGAGCGGTAAAAGAATGTATAAAAAGCAATGTATATAAAGAGATctgtaaaaaaaacaggTACGATCATTGTATGACTATTCTACACCAAGTTGCTGTGCCATTTTATCCAAACTGATTCCTTTTTCTGGTATACTTACAGGAAGAGAATAGAAATactcttcatcaaattcaatttcttcattggaCCAgtcatcatcgtcttctGATTCATCAACGTTATGATCTCTAAGGGATACTCGTGACCGGTAGGAAAGCCCCAACATCATTAAAGTAGTAATGGAGACTGTAATAACAGTAAACAAGAATATCCTTTTGTCTAGTTGAGATGCCGCCGATATGTATTCACTGGAACCAAGTGCCGATTGGGGGGATAAATGCGGGGTAGTTGTAGCGAACAAGTTAGTTTGTTGGCTAGCTGTGCCTGGATTAGAAATTCGGTTACTTTTTGCTTCTGTTTGTACACTTCTCTCATCCGATGAAACGGCCTCGTCATTAGCGCTGAAAATACCAACTTTAATTccagttttcttctttaactCATGTGCATTAATTTCCGTTAGTAATAAATTTGTTGTGATGACAATCATGACGTTTGAAGACGTAGTAGTTGCAGTGTTTGTTATAATCGTGGTTTTGGGAAACcatacttttctttcctctGTTGACATGGCTAGGGTAGTTCTTGTTTCAGTTTCAATGTTAGTATCGTGAGAAGAATTTATCGTGGTTATTGCTTTTGTACCTTGGCATTCATCCACCAAATAACTAGTAGAAACTGTTCTTCGCTCTAAAGGAGTCCATGATTGTTTGCTAGAAGGATAGGTGGTATGAGTTTTAGTTGCAGTGTGAAATGGGGAGTTTTTTGTAAGTATTTTCTCACTATCAAGGCTGTTATCTATACTAtcgttttcatcaaaaataacACTGCAGGCATCCTCATTAATCTCTTTAGTCCCATTATCCTCGCTGTCATTTCCCTGTTTCTTGGTGTTTGTGCCGCTGTGATTCTCGCTTCTATCTACATCACTTGGTGATTCAGATAAAGTTTTATCGTTACTCCCTCTTTTGTGCAAAATTTGGATTTCATCATCAGtgtcaatttttttgaacataTCAAACGACGATTTTGTGTCTTGATTGTTCGTTAAAGAGTTTAATAATGCAGAAATTAATTGCTTTTTCTCGAATGGCAAAGGATTCCTAAAAATTGTATGATTTTGGCCAACAAAATAGGACAATTTCTTActtgaaaatttgttgTCGTTGGATTTCAAAGTCACTCCGTTGTCGATAACTTTATTTGTCGAttgaaattgttcaatAAAAACCAGCAACTCTTCATATTCATCGTTAGAGGTACAGTAATCTTGAAAGCAACTTCTCTTAAGAGAGCTCAAGGCACATTCTATACATCTGCAGTTATTTAAGTCTTCCATTGTTTCATTATTCACAGTGACGCATGACCGGCAAAACGCATATTGTTCATCGAAATAGCGGAACATGCATTTATTCAGATTTTGTTTCTAAACGTGGCTCTTGTTAGTAATAAAATCTAGAAATTACACTAGTATATCAGTAGGTTCATTGTACATACACAACTGGAAAGGAAGGGAGAAACTCTTTGTGAATTGTAACCTGGACATAAGTTAGGATCTGACACGGTTTTGCTTTGAACTGCTGGGAGAATCAAACTACCTCCGCCAGCTAGGAGAACCAGCAGTGTGCTTAAACATCCCAACATTGCTGGTATATTTCTCGTGTTCcagtttcttgataaattttGGTAGTTCTAATATATAACAGGTGCCTCCCTCGACATTTCACAAGTTAGCCGCCAAAGAGACGATATGACCACAAAAATGACtaaccaaaaaaagaaatgatcaaagaaaaaaattctaaacCATAACAGGATAtagaaatattcaaagttCTTCAAGTagagtatatatatgtacaaGATACTAATGTAGTAATAGTAATTATAATAACAGTATTAACGTAAGCTAGGCGGATCTTGCTGTTGCCAGAGCTTTTTTCGTTGCCTCATCTTCCagcttttgaatttctttcataaTAGTATCATACTTACTTTTTTGCTCTTTCAGAGAGATGTCTTCAACCACAAAAATGTTTGGTGAGGTGTAGTTATCAGAAAAAGGATGGATAGCGTTAGGCTCAGATTCTTTGAAAGCGGTTTTGGGATTGTTCACAGGTCCTAATATTTTCTCCttaatatatattttaaaGTGCAGGGGAGTATTTAAAGTGGTTAGTTTATAATCAGGAATTAGATAACCAGATTTTGCTTGCAAAAGCTTGGTAAATTGAAATTTAGCTACCAAATCAGGGAATTGGACgtcttcgtcttctttGCCCAGTGTTGTTTTAGCTACCTGCGATATCGTATCATTTAACTCATTTTCTGTAGTGATTTTACTTCTGGTTAACCATTGGTTGAAGGGAGCGGTGGAGACAGCATGCTTCAACTCCTTCTGTCTCTTATTCCGTCCAGATCCTTCGCCAATAAAATTCTCAGGTATTAATTCCAGCCTATTCTTGCTTTTGAAGGAGGACTGGGAGGAAGCTTCGGCCTTGCCCTCTTCAATATCTTTTATTAACTGTTTAGTGTCCTTTACAGGCTCTTTATGCTTTTCTTGCTTCTTCCTCTTGAACCACGACATGAAGTCTCTGTTTGTAGCAGAAGAGTGAATGGGTCTGGCTTTCTGTCTAGCGGCAGAAAGCGCCACCGACCATTGTGGTAACGGCCTAGCACAGTGTACTCTAAGCAAAGATGACATCCTTATGCTACGTCCACCTTTTTGTCTACCGAGCACCCACTTTAATGCTTGTGAGCAATTTGTAGTTTATCTAGCAAGAAACGTTGCAAGACATAAACCACTGGCTACCCGCCTCACGAATAACAAGAAAGGACTAAGAACAAAAGAGACGTATTGACAGAGCAAGAACGGGCGTGGTAATAGAGGCCACAACGACAAAATCGAGCTACTAGAATGGGAGCCATAATTAGCTGTTGTAGACATCATGCCAGGGAGGAAGATGAAGCTTTGCTGAGGGAACAACAGGCGGGCTACGGAAGCCAAGGAAACGCAAACAGCGAGTATGATGCCGAGCAAATGCGATTGAAGGAGCACGAACAGAAACTGCTGGCGAGGGAGCAAGAACTAAGGGAAATTGTCGCAAACACAAACGATAAGCTAATAGACATATCGATGATAAATAACAGTGGGATTGTGATTCAAGGAACAGACCTGCAAGAAGCTCTCGATAAAAAACAACAGGAAGAGGGTGAAGTCTCCCCAGAGGACGGCAGAAGTGCAGGCGATGACAACACCAGTGGGCGTTCAGTACCTTCGAGCCGATCTGCAGAGCGATCCGCTACCCATGCGGCTCCAAGGACAAATACATTCACTGTGCTTACATCCCCAGATTCAACTAGAATAACAAAAGAACAGTTAAAGAAGCTACACTCGAACattcttgatgaaattttgagCCAGTCCAAGGTAGACAAACCGGGTCCCTTGACGGTTCCCTTTTAACGAACTTTTTGTATAACTAACAACCTCTATATACACATacatatgtatatatatggaGTAAGTAGTATAGTGTGACGAAAATCACTCTTGACGATTacagatgataataaaaaaaaaaaaagaaaaatacggTAGAAGTAGATATTCAAAACAAAGTTCAAGGTGTTATTCTAATGGACACCAAAGCAAAAGAGTCAAAAGGAAGTACGAACATGGTGGTTAAGAAGCGGAAGTTAACAAGTGAGGCAAGTGGCAGTGATGAAAGGCCCAAGTACTTGCCGGGAAAACATCCAAAAAACCAAGAGGAAACTCCGCATGTCGATTATAACGCCCCATTAAACCCTAAATCAGAACTTTTTCTAGATGACTGGCACATACCTAAGTTTAATAGATTCATCAGTTTCACTTTGGATGTTCTTATtgataaatataaagaGATTTTTAAGGATTTCATTAAACTACCAAGTAGGAAATTTCACCCACAGTATTATTATAAGATTCAACAGCCGATGTCTATTAATGAAATTAAATCAAGAGACTATGAATACGAAGATGGCCCAagcaattttcttttggatgTTGAACTTTTAACGAAAAACTGTCAAGCATACAATGAATATGACAGTTTGATTGTAAAAAACTCCATGCAAGTAGTAATGTTAATCGAATTTGAAGTTTTGAAAGCGAAGAatctgaaaagaaactattTAATTAATAGTGAGGTAAAAGTTAAACTACTGCACTATTTCGATAAACTTGTTGATGgtacagaaaaaaaaatcaaccAGGCTTTGCTTGGTTCATTATCTCCTAAAAATTCTGACGACAAGGTTAATCTAAGTGAACCGTTTATGGAATTAGTTGATAAAGATGAATTACCTGAATATTATGAAATAGTACATAACCCAATGGCTTTATCAATCGTGAAACAAAACCTTGAAATTGGTCAATATTCGAAGATATATGATTTTATCATCGATATGCTTTTGATCTTTCAAAACGCACATATATTTAATGATCCAAGCGCTTTGATTTACAAAGATGCAACCACTTTAACGAATTATTTCAACTACTTAATACAAAAGGAGTTTTTTCCAGAATTACAGGATTTGAACGAAAGGGGTGAGATTAATTTAGAATTTgacaaatttgaatttgaaaattatcTAGCTATTGGTGGTGGTCCCGCTGCAGCAGGTGCATTGGCTATATCTGCTCTCgataatgatattgaaCTGGAATCAAACCGTGAAGATCTTATTGATCAAGCAGACTATGACTTCAATCATTTCGAAGGTCTGGGCAATGGCTATAATCGTTCTTTTCTAACCGAAGATTATTTATTGAACCCAaacaatttcaagaaattaataGCCAAACCAGGGACAATGCCATCCGAAGTCAAGAATGAACGATCAACGACATCAGATAACGAGCAAACAAACTCCTTAGAAAGCGAACATTTGAAAATTCCCAAgtataatattataaagTCTATTCAAAAGGAAATTCAATTGCTCTCAGAGCAACACACTATGGAATGCAAACCCTataaattgataaaaaatatttttattttttcttccaaaagtTTGTATTCACAGGCAACTAAGCCTTTGCCGGGTTCCAGACCATCGTGCAATCAAAATTGGGTGGAGTATATTTTCAACGGTAGTGAACTGAGTCAAAACGAAAATGCTTTTTCCTTCATGTTACAGCCAATGCAAACATTCTTAACTTTACAATCTCATCTAAACTCATCGTTGAAGGATACTGAAACTCTATTAACGATCAATAAGGAGCCTGTGAAATCCAGaacttcaaattcaaacaaTAACCTCTCACAACCTCCgcaacaagaaaatagtGTTATTGGTAACGATATAAAGCAAGGTATTGAAAGTTTAGCAAATGGCAGCAGTAGTAATAATGATGCTGCTGCTAATTATAATGATAAACTTAATAATATGactgaaatttttgatattcGCCTAACGGAAGGCTTAAATCATTTGATGTTTAAGtgtgaaaacaaaatattgaatGAAACTGAATTTATGAATTTTTGGATTAATGTCTTGCCATAATGGTTTTGACCCTTAACATCCTCTTTCCACTATATGCATGTATCTATATACCTACCCTACATACACTTTGTATTATTATCCATCGTTTTCCTCGATATAGAATAAAactattaatattatacaTGACAAAAAAGTTGGGTCCGTAAAGGAGAAGtatttgaaacaaataaCGTTATGTAGAGAACATTATGAAAATACTTACACAGACATATGGTCTGACAAactgttgaagaaaaaactaaTATAGTCgctatattttctttttgctttattatctttttggttataattttgattttgctTGCGATAGTTTTATGGCAGCATTATCCAAGACGACAACGTTTTTTGTCATATCAATTGTCTGGAAGATAACAACTTCACCTTGTTTCCAAGCTTTGACTTTTAGCGTATCACCCGGAAACACTACGTTGGTAAACCTCACTTTCAACTCTTCATATGGGCCATAATGTTCAAATAATGCCTTCGCACTAACACCCAAAGTACAAAGACCATGTAAGATTGGCGCAGGGAATTTGACTGCTTTGGCTAACGTAGGATCGATATGCAAAGGGTTAAAATCTCCAGACAATCTGTACAATGCGGCTTGGTCTTTATTTGTGGAAATTTCGATCTCAAAATCAGGTGCCTTTTCAGATGGTGCATCGAATCGTTGGATAGCAAATTTTGCCCTATCCCCATCCGTTATCTGCTTTTTCTGAGGTA harbors:
- the MRPL13 gene encoding mitochondrial 54S ribosomal protein mL50 MRPL13 (similar to Saccharomyces cerevisiae MRPL13 (YKR006C); ancestral locus Anc_2.516); amino-acid sequence: MSSLLRVHCARPLPQWSVALSAARQKARPIHSSATNRDFMSWFKRKKQEKHKEPVKDTKQLIKDIEEGKAEASSQSSFKSKNRLELIPENFIGEGSGRNKRQKELKHAVSTAPFNQWLTRSKITTENELNDTISQVAKTTLGKEDEDVQFPDLVAKFQFTKLLQAKSGYLIPDYKLTTLNTPLHFKIYIKEKILGPVNNPKTAFKESEPNAIHPFSDNYTSPNIFVVEDISLKEQKSKYDTIMKEIQKLEDEATKKALATARSA
- the MEH1 gene encoding Meh1p (similar to Saccharomyces cerevisiae MEH1 (YKR007W); ancestral locus Anc_2.517); amino-acid sequence: MGAIISCCRHHAREEDEALLREQQAGYGSQGNANSEYDAEQMRLKEHEQKLLAREQELREIVANTNDKLIDISMINNSGIVIQGTDLQEALDKKQQEEGEVSPEDGRSAGDDNTSGRSVPSSRSAERSATHAAPRTNTFTVLTSPDSTRITKEQLKKLHSNILDEILSQSKVDKPGPLTVPF
- the RSC4 gene encoding Rsc4p (similar to Saccharomyces cerevisiae RSC4 (YKR008W); ancestral locus Anc_2.518), with translation MVVKKRKLTSEASGSDERPKYLPGKHPKNQEETPHVDYNAPLNPKSELFLDDWHIPKFNRFISFTLDVLIDKYKEIFKDFIKLPSRKFHPQYYYKIQQPMSINEIKSRDYEYEDGPSNFLLDVELLTKNCQAYNEYDSLIVKNSMQVVMLIEFEVLKAKNLKRNYLINSEVKVKLLHYFDKLVDGTEKKINQALLGSLSPKNSDDKVNLSEPFMELVDKDELPEYYEIVHNPMALSIVKQNLEIGQYSKIYDFIIDMLLIFQNAHIFNDPSALIYKDATTLTNYFNYLIQKEFFPELQDLNERGEINLEFDKFEFENYLAIGGGPAAAGALAISALDNDIELESNREDLIDQADYDFNHFEGLGNGYNRSFLTEDYLLNPNNFKKLIAKPGTMPSEVKNERSTTSDNEQTNSLESEHLKIPKYNIIKSIQKEIQLLSEQHTMECKPYKLIKNIFIFSSKSLYSQATKPLPGSRPSCNQNWVEYIFNGSELSQNENAFSFMLQPMQTFLTLQSHLNSSLKDTETLLTINKEPVKSRTSNSNNNLSQPPQQENSVIGNDIKQGIESLANGSSSNNDAAANYNDKLNNMTEIFDIRLTEGLNHLMFKCENKILNETEFMNFWINVLP
- the PAP1 gene encoding polynucleotide adenylyltransferase PAP1 (similar to Saccharomyces cerevisiae PAP1 (YKR002W); ancestral locus Anc_2.512), whose protein sequence is MSSQKVFGITGPVSTVGATAAENKLNDSLIQELKKEGSFETEQETANRVQVLKVLQELAQRFVYEVSKKKNMSDGMARDAGGKIFTYGSYRLGVHGPGSDIDTLVVVPKHVTRDDFFTVFDALLRERKELDEIAPVPDAFVPIIKIKFSGISIDLICARLDQPQVPSSLTLSDKNLLRNLDEKDLRALNGTRVTDEILELVPKPNVFRIALRAIKLWAQRRAVYANIFGFPGGVAWAMLVARICQLYPNACSAVILNRFFIILSEWNWPQPVILKPIEDGPLQVRVWNPKIYAQDRSHRMPVITPAYPSMCATHNITESTKKVILQEFGRGVQITNDIFSNKKSWAALFEKNDFFFRYKFYLEITAYTRGSDEQHLKWSGLVESKVRLLVMKLEVLAGIKIAHPFTKPFESSYCCPTEDDYEMIQDKYGSHKTETALNSLQSVTDENKEDEGIKDKLKAYLTTMYIGLDFNIENKKEKVDIHIPCTEFVNLCRSFNEDYGDHKVFNLALRFVKGYDLPDEVFDENEKRPSRKSKRRNLDARHETVKRSRSDVASSSDNINGATAAVDVN
- the SMKI11G2140 gene encoding uncharacterized protein (similar to Saccharomyces cerevisiae YKR005C; ancestral locus Anc_2.515), which gives rise to MLGCLSTLLVLLAGGGSLILPAVQSKTVSDPNLCPGYNSQRVSPFLSSCKQNLNKCMFRYFDEQYAFCRSCVTVNNETMEDLNNCRCIECALSSLKRSCFQDYCTSNDEYEELLVFIEQFQSTNKVIDNGVTLKSNDNKFSSKKLSYFVGQNHTIFRNPLPFEKKQLISALLNSLTNNQDTKSSFDMFKKIDTDDEIQILHKRGSNDKTLSESPSDVDRSENHSGTNTKKQGNDSEDNGTKEINEDACSVIFDENDSIDNSLDSEKILTKNSPFHTATKTHTTYPSSKQSWTPLERRTVSTSYLVDECQGTKAITTINSSHDTNIETETRTTLAMSTEERKVWFPKTTIITNTATTTSSNVMIVITTNLLLTEINAHELKKKTGIKVGIFSANDEAVSSDERSVQTEAKSNRISNPGTASQQTNLFATTTPHLSPQSALGSSEYISAASQLDKRIFLFTVITVSITTLMMLGLSYRSRVSLRDHNVDESEDDDDWSNEEIEFDEEYFYSLPVSIPEKGISLDKMAQQLGVE
- the ECM9 gene encoding Ecm9p (similar to Saccharomyces cerevisiae ECM9 (YKR004C); ancestral locus Anc_2.514), producing the protein MNCTLPLCKEFFKEITAYLDHDDFKLTITGNQPSITLPYYLDKNAHSVELIIFKSTFLSLFQEAHTYFNSSLSDQSGIINENIYYMTIGLLLTTPENKTVYNMHEELLKKYFQDSSVLIIPGLFAKEVRLVQRLLCSSNNRINKSSSLWILYRKLYILTLHVKTSIFPDLLHVFSSSGAQHFSNYYCWNTARWFYDNIPFNKRIELFNLTKAFCFQHIKDCSSWSTLAYMVCQQEQKNKNNICDFQRLAISFNLPTESKKVDLNFQIQCAGSFIQELIEWINRTYVADWPPYLCLLQITKLDLILGIKMDSFLSTWKHEIRNFEENSGNIKLKNNTPIVPKQLSNDLLVSENVLHFGYKKLFLSKFFDK
- the OSH6 gene encoding oxysterol-binding protein OSH6 (similar to Saccharomyces cerevisiae OSH7 (YHR001W) and OSH6 (YKR003W); ancestral locus Anc_2.513) → MGSKKLTVGSDSHRLSRSSFTSSKSSHSAIKDQPIDTDDIDEDDESGHNIILNIISQLRPGCDLTRITLPTFILEKKSMLERVTNQLQFPEFLLQAHSEKDPLERFLYVIKWYLAGWHIAPKAVKKPLNPVLGEYFTAYWDLPNKQQAYYIAEQTSHHPPECAYFYMIPESSIRVDGVVIPKSRFLGNSSAAMMDGSTVLQFLDIKDKTGKPEKYVLTQPNVYVRGILFGKMRIELGDHMVIKSPNFQVDIEFKTKGYVFGTYDAIEGTVKDYDGNSYYEISGKWNDVMYIKDLKQSRSSPKVFLDTHKESPLRPKVRPLDEQGDYESRKLWKKVTDALAVRNHPVATEEKFQIEDHQRQLAKKRIEDGVEFHPKLFRRSKPGEDLDYCIYKNIPTNEDPENQIRSILQIAPILPGQHFTNKFFIPAFEKIKAQNKGNEGRKENSGR